The DNA segment ACCAACACCGTCTGGTCCCCGCTCAGCCCGCCGCAATCCCACTGCGTACAGCGCAGGCTGGGCCCCGGGACCacgcgcggcatcgccgcagcgcagcaaaGGCAGAAAAGCAGTaggcgcatgcgcgcatTCGTTGAATCGTCCGCATGATCCGCAGTGAGCTGGTCCAGCCGTGATCATGACCGTTGGCCTCAcaggcacagcgccagcccaCACCTGTCCACTGGCACCAAGAGTCCACAGCCGCGCTCGTGGGCACGCTGCAGGTTACTTGGCCTGCCCGCAAACAGTGGGCACTGGGTCGTGGCACCACGGTGCGGTGTGCCCGGCCGAAGTCAGGGAGGTGGGGGACAAAAGACATGAGAAAATAAAACACGAGAGCAAGCGCTAGAGCGCAGCAAATtggcgagagcagcagcgaagccAGCTCAACGCGCGCTGCCTAGTGAAAAGCATCCTCCGTCCATCATACCCAGAGGAGGTGCCGTGAGGACGGCACTGACTTGGTACTCCcacttcctcccctccccgccccggCACATCATGTCTATCCTCGATGGTGCCTCGCAAGCCTTCTattgtttttctttgctaGCTTTGCCCATTTGCCTTGCATTATTTTCCCGCCCGCCTcaccttttccttttgttgtGCCGGCACTGGCCCAACACCCCATCCGCAAGCCTCGGTGACACTATCAACGTCGATGAAGCGGACGAGAAcgacacacacggacgcacacacacgcacagacacgtgCATCACGCCTGTTTGTTTCTTATATCCTCCACTCCCGTCCTTTTCCCACTTGTGCTCCGGATCTGCCGTGAGCACGAGAAGgcccccccacacacacacaaacaccaagagacatatatatatatatattggAAGGCgacggagcaggaggaggtgatgcgAAGAGATGAGCAAGGCATCCATCCACGCACAACTTAGAGCAGCCCAAAGTAAAAAAAATTCGACGCACGGCAAGCAAGTACGGAGACATTGCACGTAAAGGAAATCgagcggcgccacgcacacgcgcaacgaTGCACGGCGACTTATCAAGCCCGCAACTACAGAAAacctcctcgtcgccccCGAAACCacgagaaaacaaagaagcgagcagcaacaacactCGTCACAAACGCGCCGTGTTGCCcgcacaccgacacgcacacacacacacaagccacacgcagagaagggaggagagggagacagtgATTCAGATGTGATGAAGCCGTCGAGGCAAGCAAGCGAAGGGgatgagggtgggggagggggggggggcaagaaCGAAGAAATATATATACACGTAAACGGTCGGGATGTCTGCGATGGCGAGAATGCGGCGGCAAAGTGTGCCCCTTCCctcacacacaacacacaatACGCCACACCTTAGCtgaacaacaaaaaaaaacgcagcAACAGAGGCAGGGATCTGgaagaggtgtgtgtgtgtgtgtgagggaggatGGGAGCTGGGGAGACAGGCGAATAGACAGAAATagggatggggatggggatggggatACCCGGAGTCGCAACGGTAATATGATTGGCTATCCAATAAACACAGAaagaaagcagcagcagcaagtgGCATTATTCTCAGCGTCAGCAACGAGTGATAAAGCTAagaggtgggaggagggaggagggaggagggaggggatggTGTAAGTGGGAAAACCAGgcacatatacacatacacgcaggcaggcaggcagaccGCCGCAATACAGAGCCCGTcccaccacccctccttcccggtgtgtgtgtgtgtatgtatgtatgtgccCATCCCGCTAATAATGCGGTGTGAGCGCGAGgcgggagatggaggcgaggAGACGTACCACATGCAAAACACAAAAACACAGAGCGTGGAGACGAGTAGGCGCGAGGAAAATGTATGTGAGCTGAAGAAGGAAGccagagaggagaaggggaggggggctacAACAAGCGAAAGCACAGCCGTATGTTTGCCTTGTTCGAAGACAGCGGAGCGCGTCAGGGAGGGGCTGGGGGAAGAGAGCCGGGTCAGGGGTCGGGCCCGGAtgacggagagagggacatggtagaagagagaagaagcgtgacacggggggggggggggcggagtgcgcgcacgcatacatacagAAAGCGCACAAAACCCATAAACAAACGGAAAACAAGTGAGAAGCACAACCAGGGAACTAGCCACGCACATGCCGACACACCGCACCTGTAGCAGTGCGGGAGGGAGACTAcacgtcctcctcatccaACTCCGCGTCATCGCTATCATCATCCATGGAAAAGCTCTGCTCAAGGCTTTCCTCCACCAAGGCGCGTATCTTCTCCTCGTAGGCGCTACGGTTCTCCGTCAggagccgcgccgccgccccgtTGGCGGCAGAGAGCGGGTTAGGGTCTGACAGAAGGGACTGAATCGAtatcagcagcgcctctaGGTTAAGCGATGATTGCCAGCTGCTCTTCAGCGTGTCCATACAGATGTTGCCGTCAACGTAGACGTTGGGGTGAAAGACATCCTTGGTGCGGAAGCGGACCTTTGGCGGCGAGAAAGGGTAGTCGTCGCCGAAGACGAGGTCCAGCTTGAAGAGGCCGCCCTCCCACGGTGTGTCGCAAGGGCCAGAGATGACGGCGTGCCAGTGGAAGAAGTCACCATCCACAGGCAGCGCTGTAATGTTGGAGCTGGTGCCCTCGGCCATGTTCTTCTGGAACGTGCGGTAATCCTGCatgaggcggcgctgggccGTTGTGTGGTCTCTCAGTCGCTGACCGCCGCCCATCTTctccgcgccggcgctgtTGCGGCTCTGCCGGGCGGCCAGGGCCTCGGCGGAGGGCGGCTGAAACCCACCCTGATCCGtcggcaccgtcgcctcgCCTACACCCTGCTGAGGTTGATCCGTCAACTGCCCGTCCG comes from the Leishmania mexicana MHOM/GT/2001/U1103 complete genome, chromosome 22 genome and includes:
- a CDS encoding ubiquitin-conjugating enzyme-like protein; the encoded protein is MQAARLPTRIATGDAEEAPQPPPVHAPATPAATDGQLTDQPQQGVGEATVPTDQGGFQPPSAEALAARQSRNSAGAEKMGGGQRLRDHTTAQRRLMQDYRTFQKNMAEGTSSNITALPVDGDFFHWHAVISGPCDTPWEGGLFKLDLVFGDDYPFSPPKVRFRTKDVFHPNVYVDGNICMDTLKSSWQSSLNLEALLISIQSLLSDPNPLSAANGAAARLLTENRSAYEEKIRALVEESLEQSFSMDDDSDDAELDEEDV